A DNA window from Desulfobotulus mexicanus contains the following coding sequences:
- a CDS encoding CbbQ/NirQ/NorQ C-terminal domain-containing protein, which yields MGYWTVQPLCIPENGGEIIEPHPMFRLAATANTNGASDESGLYQGTVRQNLAFMDRFWLCEIGYPDKNAEKGLLARVAGNLPESIRNSMXDFAXEVRRMFXDGNQFGKGIEVTFSTRTLLRWADLTVRFQPLAYQGIQPVAYALDRALGFRAGYETRAMLHELVQRMFPHTMAEPGDGD from the coding sequence ATGGGATACTGGACGGTGCAGCCTTTGTGYATCCCTGAAAACGGWGGRGAGATYATAGAACCCCATCCCATGTTCAGGCTTGCAGCYACAGCCAATACCAAYGGTGCATCCGATGAGTCAGGGCTTTATCAGGGAACKGTGAGACAAAACCTTGCCTTCATGGACAGGTTCTGGCTCTGTGARATCGGGTACCCTGATAAAAATGCAGAAAAGGGACTGCTKGCACGGGTAGCAGGTAATCTCCCTGAATCCATCCGCAACAGCATGRTGGACTTTGCARSGGAAGTACGGCGTATGTTCAYCGATGGYAAYCAGTTCGGCAAGGGCATAGAGGTSACATTTTCCACAAGRACACTTCTGCGCTGGGCTGATTTGACGGTACGGTTCCARCCCCTTGCCTATCAGGGCATACAACCCGTGGCCTATGCCTTGGACAGGGCCTTGGGATTCAGAGCTGGTTATGAAACAAGGGCCATGCTCCATGAGCTGGTGCAGAGGATGTTCCCCCATACCATGGCAGAACCGGGGGATGGAGACTGA